From Uloborus diversus isolate 005 chromosome 8, Udiv.v.3.1, whole genome shotgun sequence, a single genomic window includes:
- the LOC129228449 gene encoding protein timeless homolog, which yields MTLTEFVKADILATCSALGIQKGLIYEKSAECLECLRDLLRYLKNDDDDHSVIRYLGSIRLLQTDIIPIIKQYHREQEIFDFALRLLVAITNPALLLYKEELPDDKLERNVYLQIVSCLQTYKKALIDPTFWKALYVRLYNLLDKSAFERTDDENLTIERILITVRNVLHVPSDESSYIRTDDDYSLHDKLLLSIHESKLDLLVLYMAANEDEHDYCLHVLEIISLMLREHTAADLARTADVRSDAEKEEDLNTLMVVRQREQHMKNQKLKSLTPRFSRFNGVYQVKNMKSLSDKDYIAHKFVNLDEVKFDAQKSARRTPKNRLPARDQNETRRSKFTVRLLLKKICIEFLKSYNKLLVSVKRQLQHNKTNENDDTYFLWVIRYFMEFNRIHDFNVAFVAETISMQTFHHIQTEINNYLEMMLTDKKKMMFWSRRTQLGVSAYKELLETLRVMERSKEEVIRHNADLIIKNVFYVIEYRELLYTLLTQYDEVKFPLSYLAELVESAYLFLKMLENHSKRHSEVIVQTKKRTVRRRKKKKSSVEEPVATEQLLNDQWESISGDLFAATQGEVELPTNVTPFDGASNISFTEQKIEAVYKIRDSITANDAASAVALLRAARELWPEGDAYGNATTSAEEEVNILKEIHFSNVQRTNTEGNTVEHEESDVEEEEMEASMSSVAEKKLEIDEVYKKYASPKVVQPCCLLLANYHKNSDQTNTSLIKFIHKIAWNCKMYALFFQSTVFVTFHKIFNDPDVNFRPIIKEFYRFGKFIMSKFFEVAKENPKIFVEMLFWKGAREVYELEEGYGASENRSSKLIWTEEEDEELQYLFEENKDVHIEGQDVADIICASMNKKSKSKKQIISALKRLGLISNAKDLKPHLSKEWRETEVLELTHLFNDYKDSEDIMSDIRERLSIKRSRKAVVEKLLELNLITDRKEVRKKKSKKQNKNNDSRDSDSSDDESELSDSLIVPEHKNVANKSGSESDADDENYFNRLKAERNTSNSAANENVEVNEVATLEMLTDRNMEIKIWDEQEIMELNRLFEEHKSSNKVLKNIIKGLTIKRSKSEIVGKLLEMGLIKDKMELKRKEKKHEKSNKQLVKKTEGTLEGKKKSSKVWEEQEVVELTQVFNEFKGSENIMDMILQKLTVKRTKPAIVEKLLEIGLIQDKKEVRKKRTSKKFSNGKENSSGEHSEDSTFEDIAESLLGSAQGKKRLKRRILSDSSDDEQLESKISDISEGPIANPPNSSKKAGSVKRPPKVWNEQEVIQLHNLFRQHRDSPDVVQNINDELTVKRPKEKIIEKLLELGLIQDRKEIRKKRSSKCIKPKVSEFWDESEVIQLHNLYSEHKNSADVVLNIVNNLSAKHSKEAVIEKLVQLGIVQDRKELKKKGTKETNSDISKVWNESEVIELYNLFTQYKNSTDVVQSIVDNMTIKRSKKMHKTSNDPIQNIVDNLAVNRPRTKVVQKLLELGLIKSEKEISKVTNSPDAITDKVIEDSSDDELPLVQSFASKSNVENLVDSSDDDELPLINSFASKTNVENLADSSDDDELPLINSFASKTNIDNLADSSDDDNLLLSRKKGNMSDAKKKLQPLLSDSSDDELLFNGTISSSSKEGDQDINQNSKIGGQDESDPLLKEMLGTENTSLQDPSSTLSDGITNEKISALPSSHSSVNNAAETVPHSLESLKAKRKRIIFSDESSDDNDFTEINSSKKSAFIDEDKSAENSSDLKLKKKKIRVLLDSDDSS from the exons atgactTTAACCGAATTTGTAAAAGCCGATATTTTAGCCACTTGCAGTGCTTTAGGCATCCAAAAAGGACTTATTTACGAAAAGAGTGCTGAATGTTTGGAATGCTTGCGCgaccttttgagatatttgaaaaacgACGATGATGATCATTCTGTAATTCGTTACTTAGGATCAATTCGTCTATTACAAACAGACATCATACCAATTATTAAGCAGTATCACAGAGAacaagaaatttttgattttgctttgCGTCTTCTAGTTGCCATAACCAATCCTGCGTTGCTGCTGTATAAAGAAGAACTGCCTGATGACAAATTGGAGCGCAATGTTTATCTTCAAATCGTATCATGTCTACAGACTTATAAAAAAGCATTGATCGATCCCACCTTTTGGAAAGCTCTATATGTCCGCTTGTACAATCTGTTGGATAAAAGTGCGTTTGAACGTACGGACGATGAAAATTTGACAATTGAAAGAATTTTAATTACGGTTCGTAATGTTCTTCATGTGCCTTCAGATGAAAGTTCATATATTAGAACTGATGATGATTACAGCTTGCATGACAAACTTCTGTTAAGCATTCACGAATCCAAGTTGGATCTTCTTGTTTTATATATGGCTGCTAATGAAGACGAGCATGATTATTGTCTTCATGTCTTGGAAATCATTTCTTTGATGCTTCGTGAGCATACTGCAGCTGATCTGGCTCGCACTGCTGATGTACGTTCTGACGCAGAGAAGGAAGAAGATTTAAACACTTTAATGGTTGTGAGGCAACGAGAACAACATAtgaaaaatcaaaagttaaaatcCCTCACACCTAGGTTTAGTCGATTTAACGGAGTGTATCAAGTAAAAAATATGAAGTCTCTTAGTGATAAAGATTATATTGCTCATAAATTTGTTAACTTAGACGAGGTGAAATTTGACGCTCAAAAGAGTGCTAGGAGAACCCCAAAAAATAGACTTCCAGCTCGTGACCAAAACGAGACAAGGCGTTCAAAATTTACAGTTAGGTTGTTGCTAAAGAAAATATgcatagaatttttaaaatcttacaatAAATTGCTGGTTTCTGTGAAACGCCAACTACAGCACAATAAAACCAATGAAAATGATGATACATATTTTTTGTGGGTTATTCGTTACTTCATGGAATTCAATCGCATTCATGATTTTAATGTTGCTTTTGTCGCTGAGACTATTTCTATGCAAACATTTCACCACATTCAAACAGAAATCAACAACTATCTTGAAATGATGTTGactgataaaaagaaaatgatgttTTGGTCCAGAAGAACACAGTTAGGCGTTAGTGCTTATAAAGAACTCCTTGAGACATTAAGGGTAATGGAAAGATCTAAAGAGGAAGTGATAAGACATAATGCTGATCTTATAATAAAGAATGTATTTTATGTGATTGAATACAGAGAACTGCTTTATACATTGCTTACTCAGTATGATGAAGTTAAGTTCCCATTGTCTTATCTCGCTGAACTTGTAGAAAGTgcatatctatttttaaaaatgctggaAAATCATTCTAAAAGACATTCTGAAGTGATTGTCCAAACCAAAAAAAGGACTGTTCgtcgaagaaagaaaaagaaatcgtcTGTCGAAGAGCCTGTAGCAACAGAGCAGCTCCTTAATGACCAGTGGGAGTCCATATCTGGGGATTTATTTGCCGCAACACAAGGTGAAGTAGAATTGCCCACTAACGTAACGCCTTTTGATGGCGCTTCAAACATTTCTTTCACAGAGCAAAAAATTGAAGCCGTGTACAAAATCCGAGATTCTATCACTGCTAATGACGCTGCTTCGGCTGTTGCTTTGTTACGAGCCGCAAGGGAGCTCTGGCCGGAGGGTGATGCTTATGGAAATGCCACTACTTCTGCAGAGGAGGAGGTTAACATTCTGAAAGAGATTCATTTCTCAAATGTTCAGCGAACAAACACTGAAGGTAACACAGTTGAGCATGAAGAATCGGATGTGGAAGAAGAAGAAATGGAAGCATCAATGTCTTCAGTTGCtgagaaaaaattagaaatagaTGAAGTTTATAAAAAGTATGCTTCACCAAAAGTAGTTCAGCCATGCTGTTTATtattagcaaattatcataaaaattctGATCAAACAAATACcagtttaattaaatttattcataaaattgctTGGAATTGCAAAATGTATGCTTTATTTTTCCAGTCTACAGTGTTTGtgacttttcataaaatcttTAATGATCCTGATGTTAATTTCCGCCCAATTATTAAAGAATTTTACAGATTTGGTAAATTTATTATGTCCAAATTTTTTGAAGTGGCAAAAGAGAACCCTAAAATTTTTGTTGAGATGTTATTTTGGAAAGGGGCTCGTGAAGTTTACGAGTTAGAGGAAGGTTATGGAGCATCTGAGAATCGATCGTCAAAATTGATTTGGACTGAAGAAGAAGACGAAGAATTGCAATATCTCTTTGAAGAAAATAAGGATGTACATATTGAAGGGCAAGATGTTGCTGATATCATATGCGCaagtatgaataaaaaatctaaatctaAAAAGCAAATTATATCAGCCTTGAAAAGATTAGGATTGATAAGTAATGCAAAAGATTTAAAACCGCATTTGAGTAAAGAATGGCGGGAAACAGAAGTTTTGGAACTTACACATTTATTCAATGATTACAAGGACTCGGAAGATATAATGAGTGATATTCGTGAAAGGCTTTCTATCAAACGCTCGAGGAAAGCTGTAGTTGAAAAGTTACTGGAACTTAATTTAATCACTGATCGAAAagaagtaagaaagaaaaaatcaaagaagcagaataaaaataatgacagtAGGGATTCAGATTCTTCTGATGACGAAAGTGAATTATCTGATAGCTTAATTGTGCCAGAACATAAAAATGTAGCAAATAAAAGTGGTTCTGAATCTGATGCAGATGACGAAAACTATTTTAATAGATTGAAAGCTGAACGTAATACTAGCAATTCAGCTGCCAATGAAAACGTAGAAGTTAACGAAGTTGCAACACTTGAAATGTTAACTGATAGGAatatggaaattaaaatttgggatGAGCAAGAAATAATGGAATTGAATCGTTTATTCGAAGAACATAAAAGTTCTAATAAAGTATTGAAAAACATCATCAAAGGTTTAACCATTAAAAGGTCCAAATCAGAAATAGTAGGAAAATTGCTAGAAATGGGACTTATTAAAGATAAGATGgaacttaaaagaaaagaaaaaaagcatgaaaaatctAACAAGCAACTGGTAAAAAAAACAGAAGGTActttagaaggaaaaaagaagTCATCTAAGGTTTGGGAAGAGCAAGAAGTTGTAGAATTAACACAAGTTTTTAATGAATTCAAAGGCTCTGAGAACATCATGGACATGATTCTACAAAAATTAACTGTCAAAAGGACAAAGCCGGCTATCGttgaaaaattattagaaattggATTGATTCAAGATAAGAAAGAAGTTAGGAAAAAACGTACCTCTAAAAAATTTAGCAATGGAAAAGAAAATAGTTCAGGTGAACACTCTGAAGACAGTACTTTTGAAGACATTGCAGAATCTTTGCTTGGATCTGCACAAGGTAAAAAACGTTTGAAGAGAAGAATTTTATCAGACTCATCTGATGATGAACAACTGGAGTCGAAGATCTCTGATATTTCTGAGGGGCCAATAGCTAATCCTCCCAACAGTTCTAAAAAAGCAGGTAGTGTGAAACGTCCTCCAAAAGTGTGGAATGAGCAAGAAGTTATTCAGTTGCATAATTTGTTTCGACAGCATCGAGACTCACCTGATGTAGTTCAAAACATAAATGATGAACTAACCGTTAAACGTCCTAAAGAGAAGATTATTGAAAAGTTATTGGAATTGGGTTTAATTCAAGATCGGAAAGAAATTCGGAAGAAAAGATCTTCAAAATGCATTAAACCTAAAGTTTCTGAATTTTGGGATGAAAGTGAAGTTATTCAACTTCACAATTTATATAGTGAACACAAAAATTCTGCTGATGTTGTTCTAAATATTGTTAATAATTTGTCTGCCAAACATTCTAAAGAAGCAGTAATTGAAAAACTTGTGCAATTAGGAATAGTACAAGATCGAAAAGAACTCAAGAAGAAAGGAACTAAAGAAACAAATTCTGATATTTCAAAAGTATGGAATGAAAGTGAAGTTATTGAGCTATATAATTTGTTTACACAATACAAAAATTCTACTGATGTTGTTCAAAGTATTGTAGACAATATGACTATCAAGCGGTCCAAGAAAATG CACAAAACTTCTAATGATCCTATTCAGAATATTGTAGATAATTTAGCTGTTAACCGTCCAAGAACAAAAGTAGTTCAAAAGCTCTTAGAATTGGGACTgattaaaagtgaaaaagaaatttcaaaagtgACCAACTCTCCGGATGCCATCACGGATAAAGTTATTGAAGATTCATCAGATGATGAACTTCCATTAGTTCAGTCATTTGCATCTAAGTCTAATGTTGAAAATTTAGTTGATTCATCTGATGATGATGAACTgccattaattaattcatttgcatccAAGACTAATGTTGAGAATTTAGCTGATTCATCTGATGATGATGAACTGCCATTAATTAATTCGTTTGCATCCAAGACTAATATTGACAATTTAGCCGATTCATCTGATGATGATAATTTACTGCTAAGCCGTAAAAAAGGGAATATGTCTGatgcaaagaaaaaacttcaacCACTTTTATCGGATTCTTCTGATGACGAATTACTTTTTAATGGAACCATATCCAGTTCATCGAAAGAGGGTGATCAGGACattaatcaaaattcaaaaattggtgGACAGGATGAAAGTGATCctcttttgaaagaaatgcttggTACCGAAAACACTTCTTTACAAGATCCAAGTTCAACTCTTTCGGACggtataacaaatgaaaaaattagtGCCTTACCATCTTCACATTCTTCTGTAAACAATGCAGCAGAAACTGTTCCTCATAGTTTAGAAAGTTTAAAGGCCAAGAGAAAACGGATTATTTTTAGTGATGAATCTAGTGACGACAATGATTTTACTGAAATAAACAG